One genomic region from Osmerus eperlanus chromosome 6, fOsmEpe2.1, whole genome shotgun sequence encodes:
- the fancl gene encoding E3 ubiquitin-protein ligase FANCL isoform X1, with amino-acid sequence MESLLEKDSPLLLPLNKEKTAYDGFITVQGRDFRIRILLPSNQQLKCAKLHCSWQLKQLLHGYRHIVKQRLHRSADLVSFILELKTVLEVALKNHVEYCSIPPPQYYSQLISEIEALGWDKLLSIDTEFCTLKLRAEDSSGRLHDVTVKLKPKHPAEAPECYADLPLPLTITWTPQSTLGHVHAQFLLVLESLAEFWKVLDEIDEKTWVLEPEKPSRADTMRRIAIGNNVSIKVEVDTKHPNMLPDCCLLGADHVVTPLRKQLNGNMHLWNPDCSVLQNLQDVLEIEFPSPSTHEKSSFSMECGICYSYRLESAIPDQMCNDPRCGQPFHQACLYEWLRGLPSSRQSFHIVFGECPYCSKVSQHHFMSPCRITINYRLIKQLCYKRIQSFVCVTENGIKSLSIRLYCSPSL; translated from the exons ATGGAAAGTCTTCTTGAGAAAGACAGCCCGTTGTTATTGCCTCTCAACAAGGAGAAGACGGCATATGATGGATTTATCACTGTGCAG GGAAGAGACTTTAGAATACGAATACTTCTTCCATCAAATCAACAACTTAAATGTGCCAA ACTTCACTGCTCCTGGCAGTTGAAACAGCTTCTACATGGATATCGACACATCGTGAAGCAG AGGCTACACCGATCTGCTGATTTAGTCAGCTTCATATTGGAACTGAAGACCGTTTTG GAGGTGGCGCTGAAGAACCATGTGGAATATTGCTCTATCCCCCCTCCACAATACTACTCTCAACTCATCTCAGAGATAGAGGCCCTGGGCTGGGACAA GCTTCTGTCCATCGACACAGAGTTCTGTACGTTAAAACTTAGAGCAGAGGACTCGTCTGGGCGACTGCATGACGTCACAGTTAAACTGAAGCCCAAG CATCCTGCAGAGGCTCCAGAGTGCTATGCTGACCTACCGTTACCACTGACCATCACCTGGACACCACAG AGTACTCTTGGGCATGTCCATGCTCAGTTCCTGCTGGTGCTGGAGTCTCTGGCTGagttctggaaggttctggatGAGATTGATGAGAAGACTTGGGTTCTAGAACCAGAAAAACCCAGTAGAGCCGACACAATGAGGCGGATTGCGATCG GGAACAACGTGTCCATCAAGGTGGAAGTGGACACCAAGCACCCCAATATGCTCCCAGACTGCTGCCTGCTGGGAGCAGACCACG TGGTGACCCCCCTGCGGAAACAGTTGAATGGCAACATGCATTTATG GAATCCAGATTGCAGTGTGTTGCAAAATCTGCAGGATGTTTTGGAGATAGAATTCCCATCACCTTCCACCCACGAAAAATCT AGTTTCAGTATGGAGTGTGGAATATGTTATTCGTACCGCCTAGAATCGGCGATTCCGGATCAGATGTGCAACGATCCGAGATGTGGACAACCCTTCCATCAGGCCTGTCTGTATGAG TGGCTACGAGGGCTACCGTCCAGTCGACAAAGCTTCCACATTGTGTTCGGGGAGTGCCCCTACTGCAGCAAGGTATCACAACATCATTTCATGTCTCCGTGTAGGATTACTATAAATTACCGATTGATAAAACAACTGTGCTATAAACGAATAcagtcatttgtgtgtgtaacagaaaATGGAATTAAAAGCTTGTCAATTCGTTTGTATTGCAGCCCATCACTGTGA
- the fancl gene encoding E3 ubiquitin-protein ligase FANCL isoform X3, which produces MMDLSLCRLHCSWQLKQLLHGYRHIVKQRLHRSADLVSFILELKTVLEVALKNHVEYCSIPPPQYYSQLISEIEALGWDKLLSIDTEFCTLKLRAEDSSGRLHDVTVKLKPKHPAEAPECYADLPLPLTITWTPQSTLGHVHAQFLLVLESLAEFWKVLDEIDEKTWVLEPEKPSRADTMRRIAIGNNVSIKVEVDTKHPNMLPDCCLLGADHVVTPLRKQLNGNMHLWNPDCSVLQNLQDVLEIEFPSPSTHEKSSFSMECGICYSYRLESAIPDQMCNDPRCGQPFHQACLYEWLRGLPSSRQSFHIVFGECPYCSKVSQHHFMSPCRITINYRLIKQLCYKRIQSFVCVTENGIKSLSIRLYCSPSL; this is translated from the exons ATGATGGATTTATCACTGTGCAG ACTTCACTGCTCCTGGCAGTTGAAACAGCTTCTACATGGATATCGACACATCGTGAAGCAG AGGCTACACCGATCTGCTGATTTAGTCAGCTTCATATTGGAACTGAAGACCGTTTTG GAGGTGGCGCTGAAGAACCATGTGGAATATTGCTCTATCCCCCCTCCACAATACTACTCTCAACTCATCTCAGAGATAGAGGCCCTGGGCTGGGACAA GCTTCTGTCCATCGACACAGAGTTCTGTACGTTAAAACTTAGAGCAGAGGACTCGTCTGGGCGACTGCATGACGTCACAGTTAAACTGAAGCCCAAG CATCCTGCAGAGGCTCCAGAGTGCTATGCTGACCTACCGTTACCACTGACCATCACCTGGACACCACAG AGTACTCTTGGGCATGTCCATGCTCAGTTCCTGCTGGTGCTGGAGTCTCTGGCTGagttctggaaggttctggatGAGATTGATGAGAAGACTTGGGTTCTAGAACCAGAAAAACCCAGTAGAGCCGACACAATGAGGCGGATTGCGATCG GGAACAACGTGTCCATCAAGGTGGAAGTGGACACCAAGCACCCCAATATGCTCCCAGACTGCTGCCTGCTGGGAGCAGACCACG TGGTGACCCCCCTGCGGAAACAGTTGAATGGCAACATGCATTTATG GAATCCAGATTGCAGTGTGTTGCAAAATCTGCAGGATGTTTTGGAGATAGAATTCCCATCACCTTCCACCCACGAAAAATCT AGTTTCAGTATGGAGTGTGGAATATGTTATTCGTACCGCCTAGAATCGGCGATTCCGGATCAGATGTGCAACGATCCGAGATGTGGACAACCCTTCCATCAGGCCTGTCTGTATGAG TGGCTACGAGGGCTACCGTCCAGTCGACAAAGCTTCCACATTGTGTTCGGGGAGTGCCCCTACTGCAGCAAGGTATCACAACATCATTTCATGTCTCCGTGTAGGATTACTATAAATTACCGATTGATAAAACAACTGTGCTATAAACGAATAcagtcatttgtgtgtgtaacagaaaATGGAATTAAAAGCTTGTCAATTCGTTTGTATTGCAGCCCATCACTGTGA
- the fancl gene encoding E3 ubiquitin-protein ligase FANCL isoform X2: MESLLEKDSPLLLPLNKEKTAYDGFITVQGRDFRIRILLPSNQQLKCAKLHCSWQLKQLLHGYRHIVKQRLHRSADLVSFILELKTVLEVALKNHVEYCSIPPPQYYSQLISEIEALGWDKLLSIDTEFCTLKLRAEDSSGRLHDVTVKLKPKHPAEAPECYADLPLPLTITWTPQSTLGHVHAQFLLVLESLAEFWKVLDEIDEKTWVLEPEKPSRADTMRRIAIGNNVSIKVEVDTKHPNMLPDCCLLGADHVVTPLRKQLNGNMHLWNPDCSVLQNLQDVLEIEFPSPSTHEKSSFSMECGICYSYRLESAIPDQMCNDPRCGQPFHQACLYEWLRGLPSSRQSFHIVFGECPYCSKPITVKMATQKA, translated from the exons ATGGAAAGTCTTCTTGAGAAAGACAGCCCGTTGTTATTGCCTCTCAACAAGGAGAAGACGGCATATGATGGATTTATCACTGTGCAG GGAAGAGACTTTAGAATACGAATACTTCTTCCATCAAATCAACAACTTAAATGTGCCAA ACTTCACTGCTCCTGGCAGTTGAAACAGCTTCTACATGGATATCGACACATCGTGAAGCAG AGGCTACACCGATCTGCTGATTTAGTCAGCTTCATATTGGAACTGAAGACCGTTTTG GAGGTGGCGCTGAAGAACCATGTGGAATATTGCTCTATCCCCCCTCCACAATACTACTCTCAACTCATCTCAGAGATAGAGGCCCTGGGCTGGGACAA GCTTCTGTCCATCGACACAGAGTTCTGTACGTTAAAACTTAGAGCAGAGGACTCGTCTGGGCGACTGCATGACGTCACAGTTAAACTGAAGCCCAAG CATCCTGCAGAGGCTCCAGAGTGCTATGCTGACCTACCGTTACCACTGACCATCACCTGGACACCACAG AGTACTCTTGGGCATGTCCATGCTCAGTTCCTGCTGGTGCTGGAGTCTCTGGCTGagttctggaaggttctggatGAGATTGATGAGAAGACTTGGGTTCTAGAACCAGAAAAACCCAGTAGAGCCGACACAATGAGGCGGATTGCGATCG GGAACAACGTGTCCATCAAGGTGGAAGTGGACACCAAGCACCCCAATATGCTCCCAGACTGCTGCCTGCTGGGAGCAGACCACG TGGTGACCCCCCTGCGGAAACAGTTGAATGGCAACATGCATTTATG GAATCCAGATTGCAGTGTGTTGCAAAATCTGCAGGATGTTTTGGAGATAGAATTCCCATCACCTTCCACCCACGAAAAATCT AGTTTCAGTATGGAGTGTGGAATATGTTATTCGTACCGCCTAGAATCGGCGATTCCGGATCAGATGTGCAACGATCCGAGATGTGGACAACCCTTCCATCAGGCCTGTCTGTATGAG TGGCTACGAGGGCTACCGTCCAGTCGACAAAGCTTCCACATTGTGTTCGGGGAGTGCCCCTACTGCAGCAAG CCCATCACTGTGAAGATGGCCACGCAGAAAGCATAA